One stretch of Callospermophilus lateralis isolate mCalLat2 chromosome 11, mCalLat2.hap1, whole genome shotgun sequence DNA includes these proteins:
- the LOC143410816 gene encoding uncharacterized protein LOC143410816 isoform X1 — protein sequence MMSWVSSHKNPFVWDEPVFPSPEGDVLANSLESLVETLEPAFLDDYPSSMSTISSSSTRQKLDLILARVISSLLDVHSLQNRPGNIHSQVNVTGSQMEDEGHQVLALIENPEPMEEEVGGEEVWGGECEHVRMG from the exons ATGATGTCCTGGGTGTCCTCACATAAGAACCCATTTGTCTGGGATGAGCCTGTTTTCCCATCTCCAGAAGGTGATGTGCTG GCAAACTCATTGGAGAGCCTGGTGGAGACCCTAGAGCCAGCCTTCCTAGATGACTACCCCTCTTCCATGTCCACCATCTCAAGTTCCTCCACCCGACAGAAGCTGGACCTAATATTGGCAAG GGTGATTTCCTCACTTCTTGATGTGCACTCACTTCAAAATCGACCTGGTAATATTCACAGCCAAGTCAATGTGACAGGCTCCCAAATGGAGGATGAAGGCCACCAGGTCCTGGCCTTGATAGAAAACCCAGAGCCCATGGAGGAAGAGGTTGGAGGTGAAGAGGTCTGGGGTGGGGAGTGTGAGCATGTGAGGATGGGATAA
- the LOC143410816 gene encoding uncharacterized protein LOC143410816 isoform X2 has translation MMSWVSSHKNPFVWDEPVFPSPEGDVLANSLESLVETLEPAFLDDYPSSMSTISSSSTRQKLDLILARVISSLLDVHSLQNRPATGPPSGACGDSCSSSTTSTT, from the exons ATGATGTCCTGGGTGTCCTCACATAAGAACCCATTTGTCTGGGATGAGCCTGTTTTCCCATCTCCAGAAGGTGATGTGCTG GCAAACTCATTGGAGAGCCTGGTGGAGACCCTAGAGCCAGCCTTCCTAGATGACTACCCCTCTTCCATGTCCACCATCTCAAGTTCCTCCACCCGACAGAAGCTGGACCTAATATTGGCAAG GGTGATTTCCTCACTTCTTGATGTGCACTCACTTCAAAATCGACCTG CTACAGGACCACCCTCTGGTGCTTGTGGAGACTCCTGCTCAAGTtccaccacctccaccacctgA